TCACATGCACGAGCTGGGACATTTAACTTGTAGCAGGGGGTTTAAGTGGGACAAATTTATGTGTTTTTGGTTCACTGTGTGAAGCCCAGTTCAATGTGAAGAAATAGACCCATGTTTATTCATTCGGTACACCTCTAGCAAGCTTAACGGGTTTTTTGGACCCGTTAAGGAGTAGATCTATGTTCTGAGTTTGGTTGCGGACCCGTTTTGTCTGCTTGCGGACCTGTTTTGTCTGCTTATCAATAGAAACCGCTGGATGACGATTGTCACCGCTGGATGCTAATCTGACAGCTACAAGCCGTCGCCTGAAAACATTGTATAtttcaggcacctgaaatatagcGTCTCCCAATTTTTTTAGGGGATTGTTGAACCCACAATTATTGGGCAAAACCAGACAACACAAGGTACGCGTGACCTATAGTATGCTCAAAAGAATAAATACTGCTCAGATATATGGCTATCGAGAATAAGAAAGAATATGTAAGTATTATTAGGCAAAGAGAATTTATAATTATATCATGAATTTTTTATATTGGTGCATTCGAATTTGTCAATGCCATTTTGGAAACCCGGCCATAGTCCGTAACTTTGCACGTAGTTACATTGACGCTCTTGATTCTAGCCCGTCTTTTCTCTTTGTTATCATGAGACATATTCCAATACTTCTTTTTACACGGCCACCATGATCTCTTGAAGTAAACAAGCAAAGGCATGGTGATCACAATGTGATAAAGTTACACTCTTGTTACAAGATTATATAGGTTAAAACATCTTCTGCAGAGGAAGCACGTTCATTTATCAGACAATGTCAAGAAAATCCACTTGTCTGGTGGAACCAACGAAGGGATAAACAACTATATCACTGTAAATACCAGAGGTGCAGAATCTAAAACCAAATAGTCAAAAGGAGGCACTTTGGCCAACAAAAAACTGATTTGAATCAATAGAATTGTTAATACTACCAAGGAGATTTCAGGAAAGAAAATACTACTGCAACATTGTAATCTGTTAGCCGAATATCTAATTATACAATTGAGCAAATGTTAGATACCCAACGGCAGCAATCTAATATATATGGAAAAAAATTGAGATTATGGATATATATGGTACTAATGTTACAGCCTGTGAAGAATGCAGCTTTAGCTCTAGGCACACATTCTTTTCCATAAACCTGATGCTTCATTTTTAAGACGTTCACATGATATTTTTAAAGGGGAACTAAATGATTACTAAATACATAAGCCATGTAAATTAAGTCAACCAAATCATGCTGCAGAGAGGTTCTAGCTAAACATGACAGAGACTGCAGCATCGGCAAAACTTCAGTCATGCCTAACCAATTGGCAAAAAAAATCTGTTCAAGCACTTTCAGATCATTATGTCATTATGGCCATGATTTCATTGCATTCTGGTCATATATACTCCAATGCAAGAATAGCAAGGGATTTGACAATAAAATGTTTATCTACAGTAGACCGGTAGTGATGGTCATCTACCTTTTCAGCCTGTCTCTGCAAAGAGACAGCACTCTGCTCGCTAAGCGAACTGAAATTTAGAAAAGGAAAATGTATAATCAAATACTAAAACTGAACTCAGATATGTCATATATAGATATAAACTGAAGCAAGAGTCTAACTTGTAGCTAGAGAGCCTACCATTATCTTTTCGTAACTTACTGTAATTTACATGCTACCTTGTGGATGAGGACATGATTACTTtagaagaatcaacaaaaatAATACTTACAGAAGCAATCACTTATTTTAGTAGGGCTAGTACCCATAGAGGCAGAATATGTAAGGCACATTTATCAATATAAGTAAATAAATGGCAGTAAAAAAATAGATCACTAAAGCCGAGATATGTATGAACTTCCAAAATCTGGTATTATTTTCTGAACGGTAGGTACAAAACGTACTGGAGGCAGAAGAGACATTCTGAAAAAAGGCATTCACACATATTCAGATCATCAACAGTAAAACCATATACAAAAAATTAGATTAGAATTTCCCAAGCATCCATATCCGAAATCATGAGACCAATTCATTTGTGCAAACAGAAATTAACCAACGAAGACCTATCTCACCAACAAATTTGAATTTTGTTTGCTCGTCGTCTTCATAGATGTGGCTCAGAACCTCATGGCCTCCTGCCTGTCACCAGGCATCGGATGAACGAACATCTCTGACACCATCGCAACAACCTCGGTGCACAGCTGCTTGAGATTAGCACAGATACGATACAATAGAGAGATCATGGCCAAAGGCAAGAGGAAGGGGACGAACCAGGAGCCGCCCCCGCTTTATCCGGAGGTGAAGGACGTGCCCAAGAACACCGGCAGCATGATCGACGGGCGCAGATCCTCCCCGCCTGGGAGACGAAGTTCTTGGTACAACCGGCGCCTCTTCTTCAACCCGCGGCGGCGTTCCCAGCCCTATACGCCCGGCTCCGTGCACCCGGCGTCCGCGTCGAGGGCTTTCCCGGCACTGCATTCCAAGCGTCCTCCACACTCCCGCGGCGGCGTTCCCGGCCCCGCACGCCCTAGCGTCCGCGGCGAGGGAGTACGCCAGTCTCGCGAAGCGTCCACGTCAGGGGCTTTCTTGGTGCACAGTCGAAGGGGTACGCGGGCAGGGAGGGGTGCGACGAAGCGTGCCAGAGAGGGCGGTTATTCCTTGTACGCTTGTACGCGCGTAGGGGCGCAGGTCGGCAAGAGGCGACGATCGGACGGGAGAAGAAAACCTGTGTGGGCACAtgcgggggggtggggggggggggggggggggggggggggggggggcaggagtCCTCTACAATGCAAAACACGCATGTTTCGAATGTTCGTGTCGTCCTTCTATTGTCGGTCCACCTGACAATCTAAGGTGGGTAGGAAGTTTTTCCGGTGACAATAGATTTTCAATTTCTTCGCTCCTTTATTGTATagattaggtatagatatagtcCAGTTGATACATGTCGTAGTAGGACTTCATACATGATTGAGTAGGACTCTACATCTACTTGGAGTACGTAAGATACTATTTCTAAACCTATTGTATCTTTAGAACTTTGTCTCTATTCAGAACCATATATCTATATGTACTCCTATAACAAGGATCATATCTGAAATTAATAAGAACATAATTTCCTTATAGAAGAAGTAAAAGCGATCCATCTTTTCTTGTAACAACCGTACACAACATATCTGAAATTAATAAGAACATAATTTCCTTATAGAAGAAGTAAAGTGATCCATCTTTTCTTGTAACAACCGCACACACCACAAGGTTCACGCTTATCATACCAGACTAGAGTAGCCCATGTGCCTCCTGACCATACGTGACGTATGGATGCAAAACACCAAACCTAATGATCGATACAGAACTAGATCCATGATTCCACGCAAACACAAGTTGTACAATCTTTATTTTTCGATGATGGAAAGTAATCTCTAGATCGAACACAGTGCCATCGATCTAAGATGATGGTGAGAATGCTTCTTAATTAACCTcgaccgaggagtgaggagtccccaaagGTGAGCCCAGAACCTCGGGTGGCCTCCTCAACAATCTTATCCAGCCTCGCCGCCATGTCCATGGTCATGTAGTTTTTCCAGTCGCCGACCTGCCCCTTCCTGAAGAATGACTCACTCTTGATGCCCAGCCGCGTACTCCCGTTCTTGTTGACGTCCTTGCTCTTGAGATTCTCCAAGCTGCACAGCTCCACGATCTGATCCACCACCccatcctcctcgtcctcctcagagaAGGTGCACCCCATGAACGCTGCTAGCTTCTTGAGGTTACCCACCGGATCTCCCAGCATGTCTTCGTACCTGAGGAACAGCACCTGGTCCGGCCTCCTCTGGCTTGCGTGCCAGTATTCTAGGGCATGCAGCCAGTGTGGCCCTCCGGGGAACCGTCCCTCACAGAAGAGCTCAAAAGCCTCCTCGAATTTGGTCACGCCTGCAGAGTCctggccgtcgccgtcgccaccgGCAGTGGCGGCTGCCGTCGCTTCCACCTTCTTGTAGAAGTTCCAGTAGGAGATGAGCACGTCCTTGGGATCCCGGCATACGTACACGATCCGGCACCGGGAACCCTCCTCCGTGATGGCATGGGGAAGCTGGGAGTAGGGAAGGTGTGTTGCAAACAGCCGTGGAGAAGAAGGGAGGGCCTCATACAAACCCCTAGCACCGGCGTcgtcgtgctgctgctgctggatgatCATGAACTCCAGGAAGCCGACACAGTCGTGCGGGTTCCGGTGGTTGAGCGGGTGTTGGCCGTCGGACGGCGAGTGTGTGGCACGGTTGAGCGTCGCGAAGGCAAGGGCCTTGAGCCAGGTGGTGCCGGACTTGGGTAAGCTGGCGAGGAAGATGTCTGATGCTTCTGGCTCGAAGCATGTGCCAGCGGCAGCCATGCCCTTGAGTAGGAACTCAGCTTGCCAGAAGCCTCCATACTGCCGACGGCGCACCATGAGCCGCGTCTCCAGGGGGAGCGAGTCAATTATCTCAGCTGCAGGTACGTTGGCGTACAGACTCGGGTTCCTATGCTTCCTCGTCGAGGGAGCTGCTGTTGCTTCCGATGATGCAGGTGCAGTAGCCACTTCTTCACCGGCGGCTGCGGGGACGGCTGCAGGGGGAGCAGCAGTGCTCATGGTGCCCTGTGTTTCGCATAAGCGTTTACATGCATCAGAACATCCTTCAGTGACGACAGAAGGCTACAAGCTAAGGGATTGCATGCCAAAACTCACCAGAAGGTCCTCCAGACCGAGTTGTTGTTGCTCCTCGCCCCTGTTCATGATGCACAACGCCGGCCCCAAACCACTACCAGAAACACTTTGAGTATGCCGCCAACCTGCAGTACCAATAATTAAGAGCCCATTAGGAGTTGTTTTGTGGGACAACGGTTGGGGCTTTGGCATCCTGACATTATTGGTGAAGCTTGTTCTATCTCTATATACAAGGGTGCAGTAGAGGTCAAACCTACTCTGCCTTTCTTAGAAAATATTCCTTTTTCAATGAAcatttattgcatatattttatatgaCGTTCTAGAAGTTGTCACAGAGACCAACGAGGACTAAAAAGACTTTGGCACCCTACAG
This sequence is a window from Miscanthus floridulus cultivar M001 chromosome 10, ASM1932011v1, whole genome shotgun sequence. Protein-coding genes within it:
- the LOC136490135 gene encoding cytosolic sulfotransferase 5-like; amino-acid sequence: MNRGEEQQQLGLEDLLGTMSTAAPPAAVPAAAGEEVATAPASSEATAAPSTRKHRNPSLYANVPAAEIIDSLPLETRLMVRRRQYGGFWQAEFLLKGMAAAGTCFEPEASDIFLASLPKSGTTWLKALAFATLNRATHSPSDGQHPLNHRNPHDCVGFLEFMIIQQQQHDDAGARGLYEALPSSPRLFATHLPYSQLPHAITEEGSRCRIVYVCRDPKDVLISYWNFYKKVEATAAATAGGDGDGQDSAGVTKFEEAFELFCEGRFPGGPHWLHALEYWHASQRRPDQVLFLRYEDMLGDPVGNLKKLAAFMGCTFSEEDEEDGVVDQIVELCSLENLKSKDVNKNGSTRLGIKSESFFRKGQVGDWKNYMTMDMAARLDKIVEEATRGSGLTFGDSSLLGRG